The following are encoded together in the Phaseolus vulgaris cultivar G19833 chromosome 9, P. vulgaris v2.0, whole genome shotgun sequence genome:
- the LOC137822875 gene encoding cytochrome P450 71A1-like, protein MALQVEPSSSLLKQLPTPSIAILIFFLSLLFVLSYKRRKNKLNLPPSPPKLPIIGNLHQLGTLPHRSFQALSRKYGPLFLLQLGQTPTLLVSSVDLAKEVFKTHDVAFSDKSQTTAMKIIMYGCTDVAFTHYGEEWRQKRKICVLDLLSVKRVRSFQSIREEEVSGMLGAIREACSESKGSSCVNLSQILIETSNNIVSRCVLGKRYDNPDGGISFGELGRKMMKHLATFTVGDFFPLLGWIDVLTGQIPEFKATFRALDSFFDQLIAERTRIVKRDGYQPHNKDFLETLLQIQDGAGKQYFQLTHDDVKAILMNIFAGGSDTTSTLLEWAFAALLNSPDAMKRVQEEVRRVVGYKLKVDENDLNQMNYLKCVVKETLRLYPPAPLLTPRETSSDVKVKGFDIPSKTRVYVNAWAIQRDPEIWTRAEEFLPERFEDQPEVDFKGNDLQFIPFGSGRRGCIGISFALASTEYMLANLLYWFDWKIPETGKPMQDVDMSEVWGLTVIKRVPLHLQPQLHSFGYEP, encoded by the exons ATGGCTCTTCAAGTTGAACCATCATCCTCACTTTTAAAGCAATTACCAACCCCTTCCATAGCcattttgatcttcttcttaAGCCTCCTTTTTGTGCTTAGttacaaaagaagaaagaacaaGTTGAATTTGCCTCCTTCCCCACCAAAACTACCCATAATTGGAAACCTTCATCAACTAGGCACTCTCCCACACCGCTCCTTCCAAGCACTCTCTCGCAAGTACGGCCCTCTGTTCTTGCTGCAATTAGGCCAAACTCCAACTCTTCTGGTTTCATCAGTTGATTTGGCCAAAGAAGTATTCAAAACCCACGATGTCGCTTTCTCCGATAAGTCTCAGACCACAGCCATGAAAATCATCATGTATGGATGCACGGACGTGGCTTTTACACACTACGGAGAAGAGTGGAGACAAAAGAGGAAGATATGTGTTCTTGATCTTCTAAGCGTAAAAAGGGTGCGATCCTTTCAGTCCATTCGAGAAGAAGAAGTTTCAGGGATGCTTGGTGCCATACGTGAAGCATGCAGCGAAAGTAAAGGGTCTTCTTGCGTCAACCTGAGTCAGATTCTGATTGAAACCTCGAACAACATAGTATCTAGATGTGTTCTTGGAAAAAGGTATGACAACCCAGATGGTGGAATCAGCTTTGGAGAGCTAGGAAGGAAGATGATGAAACACTTAGCCACTTTCACTGTGGGAGATTTCTTTCCTTTGTTAGGTTGGATTGACGTTCTTACTGGCCAAATACCAGAATTTAAGGCCACTTTCAGGGCATTAGATTCTTTCTTTGATCAGTTAATTGCTGAACGCACGAGAATAGTGAAGAGGGACGGTTACCAACCTCATAATAAAGACTTCCTGGAGACACTCCTTCAAATTCAAGATGGTGCAGGAAAGCAATATTTTCAGCTTACACATGATGACGTCAAGGCAATTCTGATG AATATATTTGCTGGAGGAAGTGACACTACTTCAACACTTCTGGAATGGGCATTTGCGGCGCTCTTGAATAGTCCTGATGCCATGAAGAGAGTTCAAGAAGAAGTAAGAAGGGTTGTTGGGTATAAATTAAAAGTGGATGAAAATGATTTAAATCAAATGAATTATCTGAAATGTGTAGTGAAAGAAACTCTGAGACTATATCCACCTGCTCCTCTTTTGACACCCCGAGAAACTTCATCTGATGTAAAAGTGAAAGGCTTTGATATTCCATCCAAAACAAGAGTGTATGTGAATGCATGGGCGATTCAGAGGGACCCTGAAATTTGGACCAGGGCCGAAGAGTTCCTTCCCGAGAGATTTGAAGATCAGCCAGAAGTTGATTTTAAAGGAAATGATTTGCAGTTTATTCCCTTTGGTTCTGGGAGAAGAGGGTGTATTGGAATTTCATTTGCACTTGCTTCCACTGAGTATATGCTTGCTAATCTCCTCTACTGGTTTGATTGGAAAATTCCTGAGACTGGTAAACCAATGCAAGATGTAGACATGAGTGAGGTATGGGGACTCACAGTCATCAAGAGAGTAccacttcatcttcaacctcaACTACACTCATTTGGATATGAACCTTGA
- the LOC137822329 gene encoding uncharacterized protein has protein sequence MGNRVKVPMEAVGTYRLILDIGFYLDLMDTFYVPSISRNLVSLSKLDVVGYYFKFGNGCFNLYKTTCLIGFGTLYDGLYKLNLDNLYTETLMISHHNVGIKHSLVDECPAFLWHKRLGHISKEMMQRLVKNEILPNLNFTDLNVCVDLNALEVNINEVERLLDIKVKVVRSNRGGEYYGKYDEIGQHPGSFAKFLEKCGICAQYTMSVEPLSDEEEQQINDHGFNNELVVEQPREIVLRRSQREIKFAISNDYVVYLQESENDLGIDNDLVSFSEAINGDNSDKWLDAMKDELKSLAHNDARLIVKGFTQKDDIDYKETFSPISKKDSLRIIMALVVHYDLKLHQMDVKTAFLNGNLEEGVYMDQPIGFIEEEKEHMVYKLKKSIYGLI, from the exons ATGGGGAATAGAGTAAAGGTTCCCATGGAAGCTGTTGGGACTTATCGTTTAATCCTTGACATTGGATTTTATTTAGACTTGATGGATACTTTTTATGTACCTAGTATCTCTAGGAATTTAGTTTCTTTGTCTAAACTTGATGTTGTTggatactattttaaatttggGAATGGTTGTTTCAATTTGTATAAGACTACTTGTTTGATTGGATTTGGTACTCTTTATGATGgtttatataaattgaatctTGATAATTTATATACTGAAACTCTTATGATCTCACATCATAATGTTGGCATTAAACATAGTTTAGTGGATGAATGTCCTGCTTTCTTGTGGCATAAACGTTTGGGACATATTTCCAAAGAAATGATGCAAAGATtagtaaagaatgaaatacttccaaatttaaattttactgatctgaatgtatgtgtggatt TGAATGCCTTGGAAGTTaatataaatgaagtggaaagaTTATTAGACATAAAGGTGAAAGTTGTCAGGTCAAATAGAGGTGGTGAGtattatggaaagtatgatgaaaTTGGACAACACCCTGGTTCATTTGCTAAGTTTCTTGAAAAATgtggtatttgtgctcaatacacaatgtcag TTGAACCACTTAgcgatgaagaagaacaacaaattaatgatcatgGGTTTAACAATGAACTTGTAGTAGAACAACCACGagaaatagtattaagaagatctcaaagagaaataaagtttgctatttcgaatgattatgtggtttatctacaagagtcagaaaatgacttaGGCATTGATAATGACCTAGTTTCATTTTCAGAAGCAATCAATggtgataattctgataagtggttagatgccatgaaagatgagcttaaatcaTTGGCACACAATGAT GCCCGACTTATTGTcaaaggttttactcaaaaggatgacattgattataaggaaacattttcacctatttctaagaaagattccttAAGAATTATCATGGCATTAGTAGTTCATTATGATCTTAAGTTGCATCAGATGGATGTTAAAACTGCCTTTTTGAATGGGAATTTAGAAGAGGGTGTTTATATGGATCAACCAATAGGgttcattgaagaagaaaaggaacacatggtgtataaacttaagaaatcaatatacgggCTTATATAG
- the LOC137822586 gene encoding phenylacetaldehyde oxime monooxygenase CYP71AN24-like, giving the protein MALNLPRCVKQVTQDLNATLFLLFSFFISMFLVFKLTRRTKHNLPPSPPKLPIIGNYHQLGTLPHRSFQTLSQKYGPLLLLKLGQLPVLVVNSVGLAREVLRIQDEFFASRPHLTAPRILLYGCKDVAYSSYGDEWRQKKKLCVVELLSTERVKAVRFIKEEEVEALVSNIRKACTGSGSSVNLSEMLVRTPNNIVCRCIFGRKYDGEGGNCRFGELARKAMTQISDFSFGDIFPLLSWVDVLSGQTKKYKSTFEALNAIFDHLIEERKMEKVDPEKKDFLDTLLQLEDSDRQEFELTYDDVKALIMDMVLGGSDTTSTTLEWAMSELIRNPGTMKKVQEEVRRIARDKSKIEDNDIDEMKYLKCVIKETLRLHPPAPLLVPRETTSNVKLGGYDIPEKTMVIVNAWAIQRDPEFWEKPEEFLPERFEKGEFNFNGRDFQFIPFGSGKRKCPAMTFGLATVEYVLANLLCHFDWKLSKSGESDSDLDLTEKYGLTTSRKEPLHLEPIPISNF; this is encoded by the exons ATGGCTCTAAATCTACCAAGGTGCGTGAAGCAAGTGACACAAGACCTAAATGCTACccttttcttgctgttttcctTCTTCATCAGCATGTTTCTGGTGTTTAAGCTCACAAGAAGAACCAAACACAATCTACCTCCATCCCCTCCAAAACTACCTATAATCGGAAACTACCACCAGTTAGGAACACTTCCCCATCGCTCTTTCCAAACCCTCTCACAAAAATACGGTCCTCTGTTGTTGTTGAAGCTGGGTCAGCTTCCCGTTTTGGTGGTTAACTCGGTAGGTTTAGCCAGAGAAGTTTTGCGAATCCAAGACGAATTTTTCGCGAGTAGGCCACATCTCACAGCCCCGAGAATCTTGCTCTACGGGTGCAAAGACGTTGCGTATTCATCCTACGGTGATGAATGGAGACAGAAAAAGAAACTCTGCGTGGTGGAATTGCTGAGCACGGAAAGGGTTAAAGCCGTTCGGTtcataaaagaagaagaagtggAGGCACTGGTTAGTAACATACGTAAAGCATGCACGGGCAGTGGTTCTTCTGTGAACCTCAGCGAGATGCTTGTTAGGACCCCAAACAACATAGTGTGTAGGTGTATATTCGGAAGGAAATACGATGGTGAAGGTGGAAACTGCAGATTTGGTGAGCTTGCAAGGAAAGCGATGACTCAAATTTCAGATTTCAGTTTCGGAGACATATTTCCATTGTTGAGTTGGGTTGACGTTCTGAGTGGCCAAACCAAAAAGTATAAATCAACTTTTGAAGCATTGAATGCTATCTTCGATCATCTAATTGAAGAGCGTAAGATGGAAAAGGTGGATCCTGAGAAGAAAGACTTCCTTGACACTctccttcaacttgaagacagtGATAGGCAAGAGTTCGAGCTCACATATGATGACGTAAAAGCCCTTATCATG GATATGGTTTTGGGAGGAAGTGACACAACTTCAACAACACTAGAATGGGCAATGTCAGAGCTTATAAGAAATCCAGGCACAATGAAGAAAGTGCAGGAGGAGGTAAGAAGAATTGCGAGGGATAAATCAAAGATAGAAGACAATGATATCGATGAAATGAAGTATTTAAAATGTGTAATCAAAGAGACTCTGAGGTTACACCCACCTGCTCCACTTTTGGTCCCTAGAGAAACAACATCCAATGTGAAACTTGGAGGGTATGATATTCCTGAGAAAACAATGGTGATTGTCAACGCATGGGCAATTCAGAGGGACCCTGAATTTTGGGAAAAGCCTGAAGAATTTTTACCAGAGAGATTTGAAAAGGGTGAGTTTAATTTCAATGGTAGAGACTTTCAGTTTATCCCATTCGGTTCTGGGAAGAGAAAATGCCCTGCTATGACATTTGGGCTAGCAACAGTGGAATATGTGCTTGCTAATCTTTTATGTCACTTCGATTGGAAGCTATCTAAAAGTGGTGAGTCTGATTCAGACCTTGACCTGACTGAGAAATATGGCCTCACTACCAGTAGGAAAGAACCTCTGCATCTCGAACCAATACCGATTTCCAATTTCTAA